One region of Candidatus Cloacimonadota bacterium genomic DNA includes:
- a CDS encoding DNA internalization-related competence protein ComEC/Rec2 has protein sequence MKFLVQSKLADGVYQIDLQQVAGIEVNQKVLMYYQKELDIGDSYSSLCKLETLNSDPVLDVYPQRFHALLRPVLPLHKLPVLASKSIINSTRMWIRERLDSRLGVYAPLAKAMLLSDTAFKQEHRPELSRAGITHLIVVSGLHVMLISFLLLMVLRLFLPMRVAEALFMLFLLLFAAINNWAPPISRAMLMIDLLIISRWLSRPLAVAQSLSVSLFIITLINPQELFQLGLQLSFLCVALIVFALPQSKPQATKSVIHKGIRKVADYALISLIVGLGIAPFTLYYFGTASLNGVLANLIGLPLMSILLFLSIIVLLFDWQPVILCFKAIADLWQYWLEFCAKLPLYIESNWISLHHAIALGLVILIGFLFLKARRKILLNYGIPIICIIAVLMFIPVKHKSEVYIFNAGVADCSLIFADDGSSLMIDAGGVPGFRAETDLAQESLSESWAQKKLLVWLARNRISTIDYLLITHLHTDHAGGLPSLLNHLKVKNLILSRTDLSSNTWLSIAPKLNLRNTRIMSISDTTSIQLGSHRIKILHPNNQFNNNDLNNNSIVLRYDSKSVRFLFTGDIEREAELWLTEHYPLELRADILKIPHHGSRSSSSEEFLYYIDPKESVITTSKRNVYGFPHAETIRRLDKMSTSLRYTYNGTIRYKTD, from the coding sequence ATGAAGTTCTTAGTACAAAGTAAATTGGCTGATGGAGTGTATCAGATAGATTTGCAGCAGGTAGCAGGAATAGAAGTAAATCAGAAAGTTTTGATGTATTATCAAAAGGAATTGGATATTGGTGATAGCTACAGTTCTCTATGCAAACTGGAGACCTTAAATAGTGACCCAGTTTTAGATGTGTATCCACAAAGGTTTCACGCTTTATTGCGTCCGGTTCTTCCTCTGCATAAGCTTCCAGTTTTGGCTTCTAAGAGCATAATTAATAGTACCAGAATGTGGATTCGGGAACGCCTGGATAGCCGTCTTGGTGTTTATGCCCCCCTTGCCAAAGCTATGTTATTAAGTGACACTGCATTCAAACAAGAACACAGACCTGAGCTTAGTAGAGCTGGTATTACTCATCTTATTGTAGTAAGTGGTTTGCATGTTATGCTGATAAGCTTTCTGTTGCTGATGGTGCTAAGACTGTTTCTTCCGATGCGTGTTGCTGAAGCATTATTCATGCTTTTCTTGCTATTATTTGCGGCAATCAACAACTGGGCGCCGCCAATTTCCAGAGCTATGCTAATGATAGATTTACTAATAATCTCACGTTGGTTATCGCGCCCACTTGCCGTTGCACAGAGCCTCTCTGTATCGTTATTCATTATTACCCTCATCAATCCCCAAGAACTATTTCAATTAGGCCTACAGTTATCGTTTCTATGCGTTGCATTAATTGTTTTTGCTCTACCGCAGAGCAAACCACAGGCAACAAAATCAGTTATCCATAAAGGCATTCGCAAAGTAGCAGATTATGCTCTAATTAGTTTAATCGTAGGTTTGGGAATAGCACCATTTACACTGTATTATTTTGGAACAGCATCGCTCAATGGAGTATTGGCAAATCTTATTGGGCTTCCGCTGATGTCGATATTGCTTTTTTTATCGATTATTGTACTATTATTTGATTGGCAACCAGTTATTCTATGTTTTAAAGCAATCGCCGATCTTTGGCAATATTGGCTGGAATTTTGTGCTAAACTACCTTTATACATCGAATCTAACTGGATTTCTCTGCACCATGCCATAGCCTTAGGCTTGGTTATTTTGATTGGTTTTCTGTTTCTAAAAGCTCGGCGCAAGATATTGTTGAACTACGGGATTCCCATAATCTGTATAATTGCAGTTCTTATGTTTATTCCTGTTAAACACAAAAGCGAAGTGTATATATTCAATGCTGGAGTGGCAGATTGTAGCCTCATTTTTGCCGATGACGGGAGCAGTTTGATGATCGATGCGGGTGGTGTTCCTGGCTTTCGAGCGGAAACAGATCTAGCTCAAGAAAGCTTATCGGAATCTTGGGCGCAAAAGAAACTACTGGTATGGTTAGCTCGCAACAGAATAAGCACTATAGACTATTTGCTGATAACTCATTTGCATACCGACCACGCTGGAGGCTTACCGAGTTTGTTGAACCATTTAAAAGTAAAAAACCTCATCTTGAGTAGAACAGATCTCAGTAGTAATACTTGGCTATCGATAGCTCCCAAATTAAACTTAAGAAACACACGCATAATGAGTATCAGCGACACCACAAGTATTCAATTAGGTTCTCACCGGATAAAGATACTGCATCCCAACAATCAGTTTAATAATAATGATCTAAACAATAATTCCATCGTGTTACGGTACGATTCAAAATCCGTCCGTTTCCTATTTACTGGAGATATCGAACGCGAGGCAGAGTTATGGCTAACAGAACATTATCCTCTTGAATTGAGAGCTGACATCCTTAAAATTCCTCACCACGGATCCAGAAGTTCATCGAGCGAAGAATTCTTGTATTACATAGATCCGAAAGAATCTGTAATCACAACCTCTAAACGCAATGTATATGGTTTTCCTCATGCCGAAACTATTCGCAGACTGGATAAGATGAGCACATCTCTGCGCTATACTTATAATGGAACAATCCGTTATAAAACAGATTAG